The Triticum aestivum cultivar Chinese Spring chromosome 7B, IWGSC CS RefSeq v2.1, whole genome shotgun sequence genome window below encodes:
- the LOC123161991 gene encoding uncharacterized protein At1g15400 has product MEGLQRSSSTFRRSGSSGLVWDERFLTEGAEAKAAGEGGTDEAQPEMRRSRSTGGVGMMLRRGGDDKKQQQQKKKEQQGQKKDEERDPQVFRTKEVAPDVDPPSPRVSGCILCAIFGGSSSGPGAAARRGRAKPKRRQRSAV; this is encoded by the coding sequence ATGGAAGGGTTGCAGAGATCGTCCTCCACTTTCAGAAGGTCCGGCTCGTCGGGCCTGGTGTGGGACGAGCGGTTCCTGACCGAGGGCGCCGAGGCGAAGGCCGCCGGCGAGGGCGGCACCGATGAAGCCCAACCGGAGATGCGGCGCTCCCGGAGCACAGGCGGCGTCGGGATGATGTTGCGCCGCGGTGGCGATGataagaagcagcagcagcagaaaaagaaggagcaacaagGCCAGAAGAAGGACGAGGAGCGCGATCCCCAGGTGTTCCGGACCAAGGAGGTGGCCCCGGACGTGGACCCTCCGTCGCCGAGGGTGTCCGGCTGCATCCTCTGTGCCATCTTCGGCGGCTCCAGCTCCGGCCCGGGAGCCGCGGCGCGCCGAGGCCGCGCCAAGCCGAAGAGGAGGCAACGGTCGGCGGTGTAA